The following coding sequences lie in one Eschrichtius robustus isolate mEscRob2 chromosome 17, mEscRob2.pri, whole genome shotgun sequence genomic window:
- the LOC137751255 gene encoding small ribosomal subunit protein eS27-like, whose amino-acid sequence MPLAKDLLHPSPRQKRKHKKKCLVQSPNSYFINVKCPGCYKITTVFSHARTAVLCVGCSTVLCQPARGKARLTAGCSITRQKQH is encoded by the coding sequence ATGCCTCTTGCAAAGGATCTCCTTCATCCCTCTCcaagacagaagaggaaacacaagAAGAAGTGCCTGGTGCAGAGCCCCAATTCCTACTTCATAAATGTGAAATGCCCAGGATGCTATAAAATCACGACTGTCTTTAGCCATGCACGAACAGCAGTTTTGTGTGTTGGCTGCTCTACTGTCCTCTGCCAGCCTGCAAGAGGAAAAGCAAGGCTTACAGCAGGATGCAGCATTACAAGACAGAAGCAGCATTAA